The genomic stretch ACCCAAGACGTCAACAAGGTTATCGTGGACGACCTTGATCATCATCTGGCCCGGCGTCACGCTGCTGAGAACTTCGTGTCCAACAGCACGCTCACGAACGGCGGCAACAAAGTCTTTTACGACTTCTAAGGCGACGTCGGCCTCCAGCAATGCGACCCGGACTTCGCGTAACGCTGCATCCACGTCTGCTTCGCGAAGCGCGCCACGCTTGGTGAGGCCCTCGAAAATACCGCTTAGCCGATTGCTTAGACTTTCAAACATGATCGTTCTTTAAACCTAAATTCACACAACGAAAAAACGCCAGTGCGCGAAACTCGCGGACTGGCGGAGCCCCTTGAGACTTAGAAAACAGGAGGGCTGTCGCTGTGGCGCGGAATGTAGGGCCGTCGGCCGGGGCTGTCAAGAAGCAAGCGAAAGCTTTCGGGCAGAATCATCAATATCGCTGGGCTTTGCTCAATAACAACCTATAAGAGAGTATATTCAAGGTTTTAATTTTTTATGCAATTAGGTAGAAATAAAAGATACGTTTTGAACGAAAATTATATACTAGTTACACTAATTAAGAGTATTTACCTGAAAGGCCGTTTAAGCATATGGCGAGCGACAAAATTGGAAACACTAATTTTACCGACGTTGCGCGGGTGAGCTTGTTGAAACATATGGGGTCACGCCTTCAAAATCGTCGGGAAGAACGTGGCTTGTCCCGCGAAAACCTTGAGAACCTTATTTCCGCCAGCACAGGCACAGTGGCAAAGTTCGAGAATGGATTAAAGGATATATCGGCCGGGCAATTGTATGTGTTGGGTCGAAAGCTGGGTGTTGATATCCAATATTTTTATGATGGATATAAGGGAGAGGAAATCGTGAGAAAAAACCCTCGTGACGCGGAAATTCTAAAATTTGTCAAAGCCTACCACGCCGTCCCCAATGCCGACGTGCGAAAAAGTTTTTATGATTTGATCAAAGCAACGTCGCGACGGAAAAAGTCTTAAACAAATTTAATTAAGCAAGAATTCAAGTTACGGTGCTGTGAGCCTATTTTGGGAGAACCAGCGCCGTGCCGTCCTGTACCGTTTATCAAGATTTGAGCCCGGCGCTTTCCCCTTGGGGCCTTGTTCCCCGCGGTGGGTTCTATTCTGAGGGGCCACAAACCCACATTCTTATTGGCAACGTAGGTTCGGCGATGTGGCGATCTTTCTTGGCCGAGAACATAGACGCGCCCGATCCCCTGGACCGCTGGACCCGACAGGTGGTGGAGCCGATCGCAGAACAATTCAACGCCCAGGCTTTGTATGCATTCGAAGGCCCCCCCTATCATCCGTTCCAACGCTGGGCGATGAAGGCTGAGGCCGTCTTTCCATCACCCATTGGACCCTTGATCCATCCCAAATTTGGTCTTTGGCATGCTTATCGGGCGGCGTTGATGTTTGACCGAATGATTGATCTACCAATTCAAGAGCCTGCTGCAAGCCCCTGCGAGGCATGTGCCGAAAAACCGTGTCTGTCAGCCTGTCCGGTAGAGGCATTTTCCACTGGACGATACGATGTTCCAGCTTGCGTCGAGCATCTTGAGACACCTGAGGGAGCATCGTGTCTGAACGAAAGCTGCGCCGCCCGTCGGGCCTGTCCGGTCAGAGCACAACATTGTTATACACCTGAGCAATCGAAACATCATATGACGGCATTTCTGAGGGCCCAAACAAGCCAATCGAAGTCGTAAGTTTTTAACATCCTGGCCTATTATTTGGAACATTGGTTCAGGCACAATTATGTCAATAAACCGCTCGTATATTCAGAAAAGCGGGCATTTGCCAGTCGCTAACTTTAATTGAGTCGACTGATGATCAATCGGAGACAATTACTAAGAAGGTAATAATTCTCTCACACACTACAAATTTTCTCGCAATTTTAAAAAGCAGGTCTTACCTATAAGTTAGAACGGGTCATATTACTTTCGTTAGGAGAGCGTAAAGATGTGACCGTGATCAATAGGCCATTGTTAATATGACATACGCCCTCCCAATAGCGATGAAATTGGGGGTTTTGAAATTGGTTAAGCCAAGCGCAAAAGGGTAGTTAATAAATGTTACGTTTATCAATAGGAACCAAGCTCCGTCGTATGGGATTTAGCGATATTCTTGGTTGGCATCGACGGGTTATTGCACTCATTATGGGCTCGGAGGCGAGGCCAAAAAGGGTCCATTGCGCTACCTTTGTGGCCTTGCTTGCAGCGACGGTGATCGGCTTAACCGGTTGTGATGACGCCCCCTCTCCAAAAAAACAAAATTTTACGATAGGTCTGGTAACAAATAACCCGAATGGTTTGAAAAACATTCAGGGCTTTAAAACCGGCATGGCGACGCTCGGTTATGTCAAAGGGAAAAAGGTCAATTACGTTGGCCCGGATAAACCAGTACGGGGCAAGCACCTTAAAGAAGCTCTAAGCGAAATGGTGACGGCGAAGGTGGATTTGATATTCACCGCAGGCACGCCCACGGGTATTGCGGCTTATAAAGCAACCAAGGGTTCGAAGATCCCGGTCGTATTCGGCGTAATCGCGGATCCTATTGCAGCGGGCGTTTTGACCGACTTGACTAAACCAGGCGGTAATATGACGGGTGTCATGTTAAACAGAGATCAAGGACGCCGGTTGGAGATATTGCTACAGCTTATCCCAAACATAAAACGTATTGCGATACTGTTTAATCCGAATGACTTCGCACCCGTCAGTGCAGTCAAGCAATTGGAAATTTCTGCTAAGCGCCTAAATATTGATTTGGTCAAACTACGTTGTCCCGACAGCCCTGCGGTCACAAAATGCTTAACCGAAATTCCCAATAATATTGACGCCATCTTTATGGTTCCCGATAGCGTCGTTAATAAACGGGTTAAGGACATCGTCAAGCTGGCCAATGCCAGAAAATTACCCCTGACTGGGCCAAGCACAGCACAAATCAACCAGGGTGCCTTGCTCACTTATGGCTTTATCCATGGTAACGTTGGCGCCCAAGCCGCACGCATCGCCCATGAGATATTTGCTGGCACCAATGCCGGCGGTATACCCGTCGAAACAGCGGAATCTCACCTCGGTCTAAATTTAATAACAGCTGACAAAATTGGTTTAAAGGTTCCTGCCGCTTTCTTGCGTAAGGCTGAAATCATCGTACGCAAAGCGCCATGACTGAACCCGTTGGGGAGACTTCGTTAAAAGCATCCCTGCGCACCCGCGCCCTCGTGGTATTTATCCTCCTTGCGCTGGGGCCCATTATCATAACCGCACTCATCACTGGGCGAATTAGCTATTCTATTAACGAGGAACAAAATCAATCCCTACGGCAACTAACGCTGCAACGGGTAACCGATAACATTGAATTATTTTTGAATAAGGTTGAGGACGACATTCATTTCCTCGACCGCGTTGTCGGCATTGCGGAACTGGACAAACAGCAGCAGTACGAAACGATGAGCGCTTTTATGTTAAGTTCGAAACGCTATCAAAGCGTATCCCTATTAGATGCTGCGGGAACTAATTTGATCAAGATATCCCGTTCCAATTCCCTGGACGATCTATCGAAACAGGTGCCCGACGTGGCAAAAAAATATGGTTTTCTAGACTCCACTATGAATTTTCACTTTGGTTCTGTCCGATTTGATCCCAATTTGCGCGAACCCTTAGTCACTATTGCGGGGGCATTGATAAACCGGCGAACCGGAGACTTGGCGTATATTTTGTCGTTTGAACTCCGCTTCAAGGCAATTTGGGAATTGCTAGCAACAATTGGGCTAGACCAATCAATGGTCGCTTACGTGACGGATGGGCAAGGGATTGTCGTTGCACATCACAATCCAACGATGGTGTTGAGCAAACGAAAAATTCAGTTGGATGGCGAGAACTCACAAATTGGCATCAATGGAAAACCGGTTGTACGAAATATAGAGCGCGTACCCTCAACGGGAGGCGCGCTGATGGTCGTGGTCGAACAACCAACGTCGATCGCTCTGGCTCCAACAAGAGAATCAACAAAGGTCGTGGCATTGGTTTCCATATTTGCGCTCGGCGTAATATGGCTCATTTACCTTTATTTTAGCCGCAGCATCGTTGTGCCGATAGAAAGTCTGGCAAGGTCAGCAAGAAGCTTAAGCCAAGGTACATATCCTGATAAAATTCATGTTGATAACTTTGGCGAAGTCGCGGATTTAACGAATACGTTCAACCAAATGGTCGTCGACCTGAAGGAATCCTCGGAGCAAAATCAGCGCGCTACAAATGAACTAAAGCTAATGGTTATTGAACAAAAAAGAACGGAGAAAGACCTAAGAGAAAGCGAACTCCGACTTAAAGAGATAATCTGGGGAACGAACGTCGGCACTTGGGAATAGAACATTCCGACCGGCGAGACGAAGTACAATGATCGATGGGCGGAGATAATCGGCTATACCTTGGAAGAACTTGAGCCCATTAACTTTGATGCCGGAAGGATTTATTTTCATCCTGACGATCTAAAACGATCCGCCGAACTGTTGGAAAAGCACTTCTCTCACGAACTGGATCAATACGAAGCTGAGGTCCGTATGCGCCATAAAAATGGCGACTGGATCTGGGTGATTGACCGAGGAACGGTGGTCGAATGGACCGAAGACGGTAAACCCTTGCGCATGTCAGGAACGCACAATGACATTTCGGAACGCAAGAAATTGGACCAAATGAAGAGTGAGTTCGTATCAACGGTCAGCCACGAACTTCGAACACCATTAACATCAATCAAAGGATCGCTGGCACTCTTAGTAGATGGCGCCCTTGGTAATTTGACTGATGACGTAATGGAAATGGTGAATATGGCTTATAGGAATACCAACCGTCTGATAATTTTGGTTAACGACATTTTGGATATGGAAAAGATTCTTTCTGGCAGTATGAAATATGAATTTCAAAAGCTGAATCTCGCAAATCTCGTAGAGGAGGCGGTCGAATCCAATATGGGATTCGCAATCGAACACAGTGTTGAATTTGTACTCGCTGATCTTGATTCGAAAGTTACGGTGCTTGGTGACAGCAGTCGTCTTACACAAGTTGTTACCAACCTTCTTTCCAACGCAGCAAAGTTCTCGAATAAGGGCGAGAAAGTTGAAATCTCAGTTGCCCATCATAACAGTGTTGCGAAAGTTACGATTTCAGACCATGGACGGGGAATACCCGAAAAGTTTAGGGAGCAAATATTCGGCAGATTTACTCAGGCGGATTCCTCGGACAGCCGGGAAAAAGGCGGCACGGGATTGGGACTAAATATCTCAAAATCGATCATCGATAAACATAACGGTATGATTGATTTTGAGTCCGAAGTAGATGTCGGCAGTAAGTTCTTCTTTACGCTTCCGGTTTCTGGATGACTGCTTCAGGCCCCTTAGGGACACGGGCCGACATGAATTGCTCCCGATAATTATGTCTGCTTTAATCCCGGAAGCGGCACTAAATTCTTAACCCTAAAGCGTCGGTGCTAGCGAAAAATTTCTTTATTTGGGCCAAAGCCGCTCACCGATACTGGGACTGCCAGGCGAATGGGCTGTATATTTCACAACTCGATTGGTCCACTCGCCGTCAGTAAAAGCGAGAATTTCATGATTCATGAAATTAGTGTGATGAGCTTCTGCCGAAACAAATTCATAAAGCACCACATGCTTTGCCCAGCCCGCAACCGTTACCATCTTACGCGCCGCTATAGCGCCCTGCATGGCAGCGATGGTCGGCAACCGATAGTCTGCATACCAGGCGCTGAGATCAAATTCCTCCTCCACTGAACGGACCCTAAAATGGCCAAGTTGGATGAAGGGTCCCGGCGTGGTGGCGGGAGCCCGCTGTCGAATCTCGGGCCCATCCACACGGGCTTGTTCTGTCGTTACGACGGTACGCCTGCCTATATGTTTGGCGAACATTTTCTGCGCAATGGGGTCCTCGGAATCAACATCATCGAAGTTGGGCTTGAAGAACACATGAGGAGAACCAGCCCCAATCAACAGGGCATAATCCGAACCGGCAGGTACGCTGTCGTGATCTTCCGACCGGCCGACAAACTTAGATAGTTTTTGGATTGTTTCATCGCTCTTGATGATTCGGTAATGAGCAGCCCACAGAATGCCTGGTCGGGCCATTACGGTCGGCAAATAGGTTTCGTGCAACCATTTTAGATACTCATCTTTTCCATCTTCCGGCAAATCGTACCAAACAATGCGAATACTCTCGTCCATGTTTTTGGCTCTCCTTAGAATTCATGTTAGATCGTCCAATTAGGAGAATGTTAAGTGATCAATTTAGAAGAATACAGGGAAACCTACTTACCAATGAATTTGGATTTTTGCCAAGATAATTTGTGTCCTAAGAGAGACACATAATTTTGGAGCACATGAATGAAATCGCCGCATATTTAATAAGGAAACTGCGAATGTCCGCTCATAAGATCGGATGTGCGCTGATACCCATGATGGACCGAAACAAAAGTTCCACACTGAGGCCGAATACATTAACGCATGACCAACACCGCTATCTCTGAATATCTCTTGCAACACACGGTCGGTCCATACATCAGGGTCACGACCAGACTCCCGCGCTGGATTCTTAGAACGTCCGCATTTGTGTAGAACGCGAAATGTTAGAAGGGCTGCCTGCTAAAAATGTGGACTTCCGCCTGTTTGACACCCTATATGGCCTCATTATGAGCATGTCCTTTGTAAAAATGCATGGCCTGGGCAATGATTTTGTGGTGCTGGACGCCCGCGAGACGCCTTTAAGCTTGGGCGAATTTCAGGCTCTTGCCATTGCAGACCGCAACACAGGTGTTGGCTGTGATCAGTTGATTGTCATTGAGCCCAGTGCAGCTAAGCACGCAGATGCCTTCATGCGGATTTATAATGCGGACGGAAGTGAAGTTGATGCCTGTGGCAATGCGACCCGCTGCGTGGCGTCACTTATTATGTCCGAAGAACAATCACCAACAGCCGTGATCGAAACCGGCGCGGGGCTGCTGTATACGCGCCAAGAAAACGGCGGTCTCGTTCGCGTTGATATGGGAGAAGTAAAACTCGATTGGGCCGATATCCCGGTGGCTGAAGAGATCGACACGCTGCATTTGGGTCTCGAAGAAGGGGCATTAAAAGACCCGGTCGGTGTGAATGTCGGCAACCCCCATGCTGTGTTCTTCGTTGACGAAACCGCGGCAATTCCCTTGGCAGATTTGGGGCCGACCATCGAACATCACGGTTTATTCCCTGAACGCGTAAATGTCGGCGTTGCAGAAATTCAGACCCGTTCATCAATTCGGTTGCGGGTTTGGGAACGCGGTGTGGGAATCACTCAAGCCTGCGGCACAGGAGCCTGTGCGGCGCTGATTGCTGCGGCACGCCGAGATTTAACCGACCGCATAGCTGAGGTGGTCTTAGACGGTGGCGCTTTGACGATTGAATGGTCTGACGACAATCACGTCCATATGACCGGCCCGGTGGCGACCAGTTTTTCTGGAACCTTGAGCGACGGGTTATTGGGCTAAGATTATGTCGGAACCCCACGTCATAACCCTCGGATGCAGGCTTAATACCCTGGAATCAGAAGTCATGCGGACCAACGCGCAAGCCGCCGGCCTGAAGGATGCGGTTATCGTGAACACCTGCGCTGTGACGGCCGAGGCCGAACGCCAAGCGCGTCAAACCATTCGCCGCTTGCGCCGCGAACGACCGGGCGCACGGATTATTGTCACCGGATGTGCGGCCCAACTGAGCCCAAAAAAATTCGCCGACATGCCGGAGGTGGATCGGGTCGTCGGTAATGCAGAGAAGCTGGAACCCGGCGGCTTGGTCGGCGACGATGGTATTCATGTTTCGGATATTATGGAGATCAAGGAAACCGCAGGGCATTTGTTGGAAGGCTACGAAGAACGCACTCGGGCGTTTGTACAAGTTCAGCAGGGCTGCGATCATCGCTGTACGTTCTGCATCATTCCTTTTGCGCGGGGGCGCAACCGCAGTGTCTCTATTGACCGGGTGATTGAGCAGGTCCAGAAGCTTGTCAGCAACGGCTACAAAGAAGTCGTACTAACTGGCGTTGATGTCTGTTCTTATGGCGCGGACTTATCTGACGGTTCAACGCTGGGTGTCTTGGTGCAGCGCTTGTTGGAGGCGGTGCCAGACTTGCCGAGGCTTCGCCTGACGTCCTTAGACCCAGCCGCCATGGATGAGGAGCTGTTTGAGCTATTAGCTGACGAGCCCCGCTTCATGCCGCATTTGCATCTCAGCCTTCAAGCGGCCGACGACATGGTGCTGAAGCGGATGAAACGCCGCCATTCCCGGGCCGATGCCATGACGGTCTGTGAACGCGCTCGTAAAGCGCGACCTGATGTGGTGATCGGCGCAGACTTAATTGCGGGCTTCCCCACTGAAACTGACGCGATGTTTGAAAATACGCTGAACGCGGTCACTGATATGGGCCTGACATACCTTCATGTCTTTCCCTATTCTTCCCGACCCGGAACACCTGCGTCGAACATGCCGATGGTAGCGGGTAATGTTCGAAAAAATCGCGCTGCCCGCATTCGGGCGGCAGGAGACGGGGCCATGAAAACCTTTCTGAACAGTCGGGTAGGAAGAACTGCCGACGTGCTGGTCGAAAAGGATCGCTTGGGCCATTGTCAGTATCTCGCCCCTGTGCGCCTATCCTTTGATGCGCCGGTAGGATCAATCCAAACGGTCCGCATCAGCGGCGTAGAAGACGGCCATCTGATTGGCGACCCATGACTGAGGACATTACTGGGGAAAAGAAAACTGGCTGGCTGGGACGTCTGAAAGCAGGGCTAAGCCGTTCATCAGATAAAATCACCGGCGGCATTACGGATTTATTCACCAAGCGGAAACTTGATCGTGAAACGCTTGATGAGCTGGAAGAAATTCTTATCACCGGCGATTTAGGTGTGGCGACGGCGGGTAAACTCACTCAAGCCCTGGCCGACAGCCGCTTTGGCAAAGAAATCACCCCGGAAGAAGTTAAAGACGCTTTGGCTGACGAAGTTGCTAAAATCTTGCAGCCTGTAACCCAGCCCTTTGAGGTCGATACGAACAAATCACCTCATATTGTTTTATTCTGTGGCGTTAATGGCAGTGGCAAAACGACGACCATTGGAAAGATGGCCAATCTTTTCGCCAGCCAAGGATTAAAAGTGATGCTGGCAGCGGGGGATACGTTTCGTGCTGCCGCGATCGAACAATTGCAAGTCTGGGGTGAACGGGTCGGGTGTCCCGTTATTGCCAAGGAAACTGGCGCAGATGCAGCGGGTCTCGCCTATGAAGCCATCGAACAGGCGCGTGCCCAAAGCGTAGATGTGCTGATGATTGATACCGCAGGGCGATTGCAGAACAAAACTGATTTGATGGCCGAATTGGAAAAGGTCATTCGGGTGATCAAGAAACTCGATCCTGAAGCACCGCATGATTGTCTGCTGGTCCTGGATGCAACGGTCGGCCAAAACGCGCATTCGCAGGTCGAGGTTTTCCGTGACATGGTCAACGTGACCGGCCTTGTGATGACCAAGCTTGATGGATCAGCCAAGGGCGGTGTTGTGGTTGCCCTCGCCGAAGCCTTTGGTCTG from Rhodospirillaceae bacterium encodes the following:
- a CDS encoding signal recognition particle protein, with protein sequence MFESLSNRLSGIFEGLTKRGALREADVDAALREVRVALLEADVALEVVKDFVAAVRERAVGHEVLSSVTPGQMMIKVVHDNLVDVLG
- a CDS encoding helix-turn-helix transcriptional regulator — encoded protein: MASDKIGNTNFTDVARVSLLKHMGSRLQNRREERGLSRENLENLISASTGTVAKFENGLKDISAGQLYVLGRKLGVDIQYFYDGYKGEEIVRKNPRDAEILKFVKAYHAVPNADVRKSFYDLIKATSRRKKS
- a CDS encoding ABC transporter substrate-binding protein — encoded protein: MLRLSIGTKLRRMGFSDILGWHRRVIALIMGSEARPKRVHCATFVALLAATVIGLTGCDDAPSPKKQNFTIGLVTNNPNGLKNIQGFKTGMATLGYVKGKKVNYVGPDKPVRGKHLKEALSEMVTAKVDLIFTAGTPTGIAAYKATKGSKIPVVFGVIADPIAAGVLTDLTKPGGNMTGVMLNRDQGRRLEILLQLIPNIKRIAILFNPNDFAPVSAVKQLEISAKRLNIDLVKLRCPDSPAVTKCLTEIPNNIDAIFMVPDSVVNKRVKDIVKLANARKLPLTGPSTAQINQGALLTYGFIHGNVGAQAARIAHEIFAGTNAGGIPVETAESHLGLNLITADKIGLKVPAAFLRKAEIIVRKAP
- a CDS encoding HAMP domain-containing protein, with product MTEPVGETSLKASLRTRALVVFILLALGPIIITALITGRISYSINEEQNQSLRQLTLQRVTDNIELFLNKVEDDIHFLDRVVGIAELDKQQQYETMSAFMLSSKRYQSVSLLDAAGTNLIKISRSNSLDDLSKQVPDVAKKYGFLDSTMNFHFGSVRFDPNLREPLVTIAGALINRRTGDLAYILSFELRFKAIWELLATIGLDQSMVAYVTDGQGIVVAHHNPTMVLSKRKIQLDGENSQIGINGKPVVRNIERVPSTGGALMVVVEQPTSIALAPTRESTKVVALVSIFALGVIWLIYLYFSRSIVVPIESLARSARSLSQGTYPDKIHVDNFGEVADLTNTFNQMVVDLKESSEQNQRATNELKLMVIEQKRTEKDLRESELRLKEIIWGTNVGTWE
- a CDS encoding PAS domain-containing sensor histidine kinase → MEELEPINFDAGRIYFHPDDLKRSAELLEKHFSHELDQYEAEVRMRHKNGDWIWVIDRGTVVEWTEDGKPLRMSGTHNDISERKKLDQMKSEFVSTVSHELRTPLTSIKGSLALLVDGALGNLTDDVMEMVNMAYRNTNRLIILVNDILDMEKILSGSMKYEFQKLNLANLVEEAVESNMGFAIEHSVEFVLADLDSKVTVLGDSSRLTQVVTNLLSNAAKFSNKGEKVEISVAHHNSVAKVTISDHGRGIPEKFREQIFGRFTQADSSDSREKGGTGLGLNISKSIIDKHNGMIDFESEVDVGSKFFFTLPVSG
- a CDS encoding diaminopimelate epimerase, coding for MSMSFVKMHGLGNDFVVLDARETPLSLGEFQALAIADRNTGVGCDQLIVIEPSAAKHADAFMRIYNADGSEVDACGNATRCVASLIMSEEQSPTAVIETGAGLLYTRQENGGLVRVDMGEVKLDWADIPVAEEIDTLHLGLEEGALKDPVGVNVGNPHAVFFVDETAAIPLADLGPTIEHHGLFPERVNVGVAEIQTRSSIRLRVWERGVGITQACGTGACAALIAAARRDLTDRIAEVVLDGGALTIEWSDDNHVHMTGPVATSFSGTLSDGLLG
- the mtaB gene encoding tRNA (N(6)-L-threonylcarbamoyladenosine(37)-C(2))-methylthiotransferase MtaB yields the protein MSEPHVITLGCRLNTLESEVMRTNAQAAGLKDAVIVNTCAVTAEAERQARQTIRRLRRERPGARIIVTGCAAQLSPKKFADMPEVDRVVGNAEKLEPGGLVGDDGIHVSDIMEIKETAGHLLEGYEERTRAFVQVQQGCDHRCTFCIIPFARGRNRSVSIDRVIEQVQKLVSNGYKEVVLTGVDVCSYGADLSDGSTLGVLVQRLLEAVPDLPRLRLTSLDPAAMDEELFELLADEPRFMPHLHLSLQAADDMVLKRMKRRHSRADAMTVCERARKARPDVVIGADLIAGFPTETDAMFENTLNAVTDMGLTYLHVFPYSSRPGTPASNMPMVAGNVRKNRAARIRAAGDGAMKTFLNSRVGRTADVLVEKDRLGHCQYLAPVRLSFDAPVGSIQTVRISGVEDGHLIGDP
- the ftsY gene encoding signal recognition particle-docking protein FtsY, which produces MTEDITGEKKTGWLGRLKAGLSRSSDKITGGITDLFTKRKLDRETLDELEEILITGDLGVATAGKLTQALADSRFGKEITPEEVKDALADEVAKILQPVTQPFEVDTNKSPHIVLFCGVNGSGKTTTIGKMANLFASQGLKVMLAAGDTFRAAAIEQLQVWGERVGCPVIAKETGADAAGLAYEAIEQARAQSVDVLMIDTAGRLQNKTDLMAELEKVIRVIKKLDPEAPHDCLLVLDATVGQNAHSQVEVFRDMVNVTGLVMTKLDGSAKGGVVVALAEAFGLPMHAVGVGEAIEDLRPFEAQAFARNLMGLEA